AGGCGTTGCGGAAGGTGGTGGCGAGCGACGACGTGGATTTGCGGATTCTGGCGTATGAGGGGCTTTCGCGGGCGAAGGACGCGTCGGTGAAGCGCGGGATCGTTGGGGTGGACCGGTTTTTGCTGGACATGGTATCGTGCGGCGGCCGGCCGTTGGTGTACGTGACGCGGACGGCGGAGCCGAAGGTGGTGGTGTTCGGTTCGGCGCGGATCGAGCCGCCGGTGTTTTACAGCGACTGGGACCGGATGCTGACGATCAGCGCGAACACGGAGGATCGTGAGCTTTCGGTGGTTCGCCGGCTGCCGCCGGACGGGAGCAGCATTCAGGCGGCGAGCGGGTTGGAGGTTTCGCGGCTGTTGGGCCTATTGGGGGGGCAGTTGGGCCGGGACGGGGAGCGGTATACGGGCATGGGGGTTCCGTACAATCGGGTGATCTCGGTGCTGCATTCGCTGTATGACAGCGGGGCGTTGGCGGGGGTGTTCAAGCTTCAGGACATGTCGGTGTGGCCGGACCGGACGGCGTATGAGCTGGGCCGGCCGGAGCGGGACGAGTAGGTTCTGGGATTGGGGAAAGGTGGCGGCCGGAAGCGGTTTCCGGCGGGTGCGAGCGACGCGGACGGATTGACAGTTCAGGCGACGGAGGCTTTGAATATGCGGTTGAAACGGCTGACCCTGCACGGCTTCAAGAGTTTTGCCGATCGGACGGCGTTGGATTTCAATCACGGGATCACGGGGATCGTTGGGCCGAACGGTTGCGGCAAGAGCAACGTGGTGGACGCGTTCAAGTGGGTGTTGGGCGAGCAGTCGGCTAAGAGTCTGCGCGGCCAGCAGATGCAGGACGTGATTTTCAACGGGTCGGCGAACCGCAAGAGCATGGGGATGGCGGAGGTGGGGCTGACGTTCGAGACGGACGGGCAGCTTGGGGATTACGGGTCGGAGGTGGTGATCGCGCGTCGGCTTTACCGGAGCGGTCAGAGCGAGTATCTGATCAACAACAAGCCGTGCCGGCTTCGGGACATTCGGGATTTGTTTCTGGACACGGGCGTTGGGGTGGACGCGTACAGCCTGATCGAGCAGGGGAAGGTGGATCTGCTGCTTCAGGCGTCGAACCAGGACCGTCGGGCGGTGCTGGAGGAGGCGGCTGGGATCAGCAAGTACAAGCTTCGTCGGAAGGAGGCCCAGCGGCGGTTGGAGAACGTTCAGCAGAATTTGCTGCGGGCGGGGGACGTGATCGCGGAGGTGGAGAAGCATTTGCGGAGCGTGAAGCTTCAGGCGGGCAAGGCGCGGAACTATCAGGAGTACGTGACGCGGCTTCAGTCGCTCAAGTCGCAGTATTACCTGGCGGAGTATCACGGCCTGCTGGAGCAGCAGGGGACGCTGCGGGTGGAGTTGGACGATCGGCATCGCGAGCTTCGGGAGTTGCAGGAGCGGCACGAGCTGTTGGAGGCGAAGCGTTCGCAGTTCGACCTTGAGATGGTGGAGTTGGGGAATCAGATCGGGGCGGTGGAGAACAAGCTGACGCAGTCGTCGGAGCAGATCGATTCGGGTCAGCAGACGATTCGGTTGCTGGGTCAGCGGATGGATGAGCAGAACGAGAGTCTGAACGCGAGCCGCAAGCGGCTTCAGGCGCAGTATCTTCAGATGGGTCGGTTGCGTGGCGAGCAGTCGAAGGTGGCGGGCGAGCTGGAGGCGATTCAGGGGGAGGAGGCCTCGCTGCAGGAGAAGATTCGCAAGCTGCAGGAGCAGATCGAGGCGCACGATCTGCGGACGACGGAGCTGGTGCACATGCTGGAGGGGGAGAAGTCGAGTTTGATCGAGCTGATGCGTCGGACGGCGCAGTGCAACAATCAGCTCAGCCAGATCGACGCGGAGCAGCGTGGGATTGAGGGGCAGCGGCAGCGGTTGACGTCGCGGCGGGAGTATCTGGCGGGCGAGAAGGCGAAGATTCAGGCGTTTCGGGACGATCGGCACCAGGCGCTGGCGGAGTTGGATCGTCAGATTGAGGCATTGTCGGCGGAGGTCAGCCGGCTGCAGGATCGGGCGGAGGTGCTGGATCAGCAGTCGGGCGAGCTGTCGCGGTCGTTGGCGGAGCGGAAGGAGAAGCGGTCGGCGCTGCAGTCGCGGCAGGAGGTGCTGTCGGACATGCAGGCGCAGATGCAGGGGGTGGGAACGGGGGCCAAGGCGCTTTTGGTTCGCAAGGATCAGGGCGATCCGGCGATGGAGGGGTTAGTGGGTTTGGCGGCGGATCTGATTGGGACGGACCTGGAGCACGCGCGGCTGATCGAGGCGGCGCTGGCGGGTCGGGATCAGTATCTGGTGGTGGAGAGCCATCGGTTTGTGGAGGCAAATCGGGAGCTGCTGGCGGAGCTGTCGGGGGCGGTGAGTATTTTCCCGCTGGATTCGTTGGCGCCGGTGGTGAACGTTCGGGATTTTTCGGGGAAGGACGGGGTGGTGGCGACGGCTGCGAGTCTGGTCAAGTCGGAGGACCGGTTCGACCATCTGGTTCGGCTGCTGTTGGGCAAGACGCTGATCGTGGAGGATTTGGGGACGGCGTTCCGGCTGGCGGGGGAGGACGCGGCGGGCTGGCGGTTCGTGACGCGCGAGGGCGAGGTGGTGGAGGCGGACGGTTCGGTGCGGGTCGGTCCGACCAAGGGCGGGGCGGGATTGATTTCGCGGAAGTCGGAATTGGAGCACCTTTCGAACCAGTTGACGCGGCTCGACGCGGAGATCACCGAGGCCGAGCGGAACGTTCGACAGGTGAACGAGGATCAGCGGCAGACGAAGCAGGAGGTTTCGGACCTTCGGGCGAGTCTGTACGAGAATCGGACGCGGCGGGTGAAGGACCAGACGCAGTTGAGCGGGTTGGACGAGCAGTGGCGCAAGCTGAGCGAGGAGGAGCCGCTGATCGAGTCGGAGCTGGATTCGCTGTCGCAGCAATCGGCGTTTAACGCGGAGCGCAAGGAGGGATTGGAGCGGCAGGTGGGCGAGATGGAGGGCGAGCAGCGGTCGGTGCAGCAGCGGGTGGAGGAGCTTCAGAGCGTTCAGGAGTCGGAGCAGGCGGCGCGGTCGGGCCTGAGCGGTCAGATGACGGAGTTGAAGGTGGAGGCGGGCCGGCTGTCGCAGAAGCGTCAGGCGCTGACGGACCGGGCGAACGGGCTGCGGCGTGACTTGCAGCAGGCGCTGGCGGGCCATCAGTCGGCGGGCGAGGAGATCCGGTCGATGAAGGTCCGGATCGAGCAGGCGGAGCGGCAGATCTTGGGGACGGAGGCTCGGCTGGCGGGGCTGTACAGTTCGCGGCAGGAGTATCAGAGGCAGTCGGGTCTGCTACGTCAGCAGCGCAAGGGCAAGAGCACGCAGCTCGAGCAGATCATGGCGGAGGCGCATGAGGCCAAGTCGCAGGTGGGTTCGCTGCAGGAGCAGGGCCAGGAGTTGGCGCTGAAGATCAACGAGTTGACGGTGCGTCAGGAGACGCTGATCCAGCGGGCGCAGGACGAGCTGCGGATCGACCTGGAGCACGCGTACAGCGACTATCACGATAGCGGCGAACAGGACTGGGCGGCGCTGGAGGGGGAGATCAACGATCTGAAGGGGAAGATTTCGCGGTTGGGCAACGTGAACCTGGACGCGATCGCGGAGCAGGAGCAGCTTGAGGCGCGGCTTGTGTTTTTGAGCAGTCAGCGGGACGATCTGGACGAGGCGCAGAAGAAGCTGCAGGAGCTGATCGAGCGGCTTGATGAGGAGTCGCAGAAGCGGTTTTTGGAGACGTTCGAGACGGTTCGGGAGAATTTCCAGGATCTGTACCGCAAGCTGTTCGGCGGCGGGAAGGCGGACCTGGTGCTGGACAATCCGGAGGACGTGCTGGAGAGCGGGATCGACATTCTGGCCCGTCCGCCGGGCAAGGAGACGCGGTCGGTGAGTTTGCTGTCGGGCGGCGAGAAGACGCTGACGACGGTGGCGCTGCTGATGGCGATCTTCAAGTCGAAGCCGTCGCCGTTCTGCATCCTCGACGAGGTGGACGCGGCGCTGGACGAGGCGAACGTGGACCGGTTCAATATGGTGATCCAGGAGTTTTTGCACCACTCGCAGTTCATCGTGATCACGCACAACAAGCGGACGATGAGCTACGC
The window above is part of the Phycisphaerae bacterium genome. Proteins encoded here:
- the smc gene encoding chromosome segregation protein SMC: MRLKRLTLHGFKSFADRTALDFNHGITGIVGPNGCGKSNVVDAFKWVLGEQSAKSLRGQQMQDVIFNGSANRKSMGMAEVGLTFETDGQLGDYGSEVVIARRLYRSGQSEYLINNKPCRLRDIRDLFLDTGVGVDAYSLIEQGKVDLLLQASNQDRRAVLEEAAGISKYKLRRKEAQRRLENVQQNLLRAGDVIAEVEKHLRSVKLQAGKARNYQEYVTRLQSLKSQYYLAEYHGLLEQQGTLRVELDDRHRELRELQERHELLEAKRSQFDLEMVELGNQIGAVENKLTQSSEQIDSGQQTIRLLGQRMDEQNESLNASRKRLQAQYLQMGRLRGEQSKVAGELEAIQGEEASLQEKIRKLQEQIEAHDLRTTELVHMLEGEKSSLIELMRRTAQCNNQLSQIDAEQRGIEGQRQRLTSRREYLAGEKAKIQAFRDDRHQALAELDRQIEALSAEVSRLQDRAEVLDQQSGELSRSLAERKEKRSALQSRQEVLSDMQAQMQGVGTGAKALLVRKDQGDPAMEGLVGLAADLIGTDLEHARLIEAALAGRDQYLVVESHRFVEANRELLAELSGAVSIFPLDSLAPVVNVRDFSGKDGVVATAASLVKSEDRFDHLVRLLLGKTLIVEDLGTAFRLAGEDAAGWRFVTREGEVVEADGSVRVGPTKGGAGLISRKSELEHLSNQLTRLDAEITEAERNVRQVNEDQRQTKQEVSDLRASLYENRTRRVKDQTQLSGLDEQWRKLSEEEPLIESELDSLSQQSAFNAERKEGLERQVGEMEGEQRSVQQRVEELQSVQESEQAARSGLSGQMTELKVEAGRLSQKRQALTDRANGLRRDLQQALAGHQSAGEEIRSMKVRIEQAERQILGTEARLAGLYSSRQEYQRQSGLLRQQRKGKSTQLEQIMAEAHEAKSQVGSLQEQGQELALKINELTVRQETLIQRAQDELRIDLEHAYSDYHDSGEQDWAALEGEINDLKGKISRLGNVNLDAIAEQEQLEARLVFLSSQRDDLDEAQKKLQELIERLDEESQKRFLETFETVRENFQDLYRKLFGGGKADLVLDNPEDVLESGIDILARPPGKETRSVSLLSGGEKTLTTVALLMAIFKSKPSPFCILDEVDAALDEANVDRFNMVIQEFLHHSQFIVITHNKRTMSYA